The Staphylococcus sp. 17KM0847 DNA segment TGATTAAAAATATCAAGAAGTTCAATATAGCTCAGATTAATATATACAAGGCGATTAAATGTACCTAAATTTTCATGACGTCCCCCTTTATGAATTTCTAAATATTGCCCGGGAAATTCAAAACGTTCGAGATCATCTACATAGTGTATGATGTGATCAAATTCGATGTCTATCATTTCATCACTCCTGAATTTTATATAAGTTCCCTTCATTTTATCAAAAAAAGTAGGATGTAGGATAGCAATCTAAACACGTTGTAAAACTTTTCATGTTTCTAATCTTTATACGCTAATATACTGACTTTTAAACATTAAATATAGGTATGCCATTTATGAAATGTTATAATGATAATCACTATTACAATAGAGAGGAACTTGTTATGGAATCCGCAGCACTCTTTGACCATCTTACAAAATTATATCGCCCTTATATGAAAATTGTGCAGCCACTTCTGGATGAATACACACTTCATCCTGCACAGTGGTTAATACTGAAAGATATACAAGCACACCCTAATACAACACTTGCACAAATCTCTAAAAGACGTTCAATTGAAAAACCTACAACACGTAAAATCTTAAAAGTACTTGATGCACGGGGGTGGCTTATTGTCACCCCTGGAGAAGATAAAAGAGAGAAGCTACTCAACCTTTCTTCTACTGGTCAAGATGTTCATAACGCCTTAAAAAGTAAACTTAGCCTAGTACAAGAAGAGTTGCTCGCTTCATTACAACTTTCACCATCTATCGAACAACAAACACTAGACTTACTCCACCAACTCCATCAACACATGCTTTATAAAATCACACAGGACTGAACACTAAAAATATGAAATTTCACCTCATATCCATCTCTATATACAAAACGACTATAATAGCAAGCTCTCTGTCACTATCATAGTCGTTTTTTCATCCACCGATGTAGTTCATATTAATTTTTTTTCTTCTACGATTTGCAACTGTTTGCTCTGTACGTTCATCAGAATAACGATCTTCTCGAATGTGCCACAAGCCTTTCAAAGTTTCCATCACTTCACGATCTGATGCCTCACTTCTTAATAATGCTCTAACATCATAACCATCCACAGTACTAAACAAACAACCATAAAACTTACCATCTGAAGATAATCTTGCACGCGTACATGTCGAACAAAAGGATTCTGAAACACTTGTAATTAAACCAAACTTCGACTTTGCGCCAACATGGCGATAATATTTCGCTACTTCTCCGTAATAACGTGGTGGAACAGGTTCTATCTCAAATGCTTGTTGAATCATTGCTAACATTTCATCTTTCGTCACAACTTTACTAAAATCCCAGCCATTGTCATTGCCTACATCCATAAACTCAATAAAACGAATCGTAACATCTTTTTCTTTAAAGTAATCAATCATCGGTATAATTTGATTATCATTTACACCCTTTTGCACAACGACATTGACTTTGACTTCAAAGCCAACTTGTACTGCATAATCAATTTGATCTAATATGGTTTCCGCTTTAATATTACGGTTATTAATGGATTGAAATAATGTATCGTCAATTGCATCCAAGCTGACATTAATTCGACGCAAACCTGCATCGTACAACTTTTGACCATGTTTTTTTAGTAACAATCCATTTGTCGTCAAACCAATATCTTCTATTCCATCAATTTTATGAATTTGTGCAATCAATTTATGCAAATCTCGACGTAATAATGGTTCTCCACCTGTAATACGTACTTTTTTTACGCCGAGTTGTGCATAGATACGTGTCACGCGTACCATCTCTTCAAATGTTAATAATTCATCTTTAGGTAGAAATGTATAGTCATCACCAAATATCTCTTTAGGCATACAATAATCGCAACGAAAATTACAACGATCTGTAACGGAAATGCGCAAATCACGGATAGGTCGCCCAAGTTTATCTAATATTTGTGTTGTCATCTTGCGCCCTCCTTTATTGGTTATTTCACGTATTCTGCCTCTAACATCACTAAATCTTGTGGGTAGTTGATATTGCGATACCACTGTCCGACACTTTCTATGTCATCAACATCTAACCATGCTGATGACACTTGTTGATAGACGTGTTTCATACTTAAATCATCGGATGCTAATACTGTTTTAATAGTAGATTGAACATTGCGATGATAAAAAGCAATAGTCGGTATAGGATA contains these protein-coding regions:
- a CDS encoding MarR family winged helix-turn-helix transcriptional regulator, giving the protein MESAALFDHLTKLYRPYMKIVQPLLDEYTLHPAQWLILKDIQAHPNTTLAQISKRRSIEKPTTRKILKVLDARGWLIVTPGEDKREKLLNLSSTGQDVHNALKSKLSLVQEELLASLQLSPSIEQQTLDLLHQLHQHMLYKITQD
- the moaA gene encoding GTP 3',8-cyclase MoaA, which produces MTTQILDKLGRPIRDLRISVTDRCNFRCDYCMPKEIFGDDYTFLPKDELLTFEEMVRVTRIYAQLGVKKVRITGGEPLLRRDLHKLIAQIHKIDGIEDIGLTTNGLLLKKHGQKLYDAGLRRINVSLDAIDDTLFQSINNRNIKAETILDQIDYAVQVGFEVKVNVVVQKGVNDNQIIPMIDYFKEKDVTIRFIEFMDVGNDNGWDFSKVVTKDEMLAMIQQAFEIEPVPPRYYGEVAKYYRHVGAKSKFGLITSVSESFCSTCTRARLSSDGKFYGCLFSTVDGYDVRALLRSEASDREVMETLKGLWHIREDRYSDERTEQTVANRRRKKINMNYIGG